The following proteins are co-located in the Mycolicibacterium goodii genome:
- a CDS encoding enoyl-CoA hydratase/isomerase family protein, translating into MIELPGGIRIGLDTDDLDDATFTLSESTGDDRRVVAVDSIADTLALLTERCGHWPQTAAVCDDVLRSVDPAASTLRGVITESLAYSTLQAGAEFARWLDERGPATAPHLPDPVRAHRDGNTLYVRFNRPQRHNAFSTDARAALLEALEVARLDPSVDEVILGGNGRSFCSGGDLAEFGSFADPVSAHLARTRHSPALVLDELTARLGRRCRAQVHGQVLGSGLEMACYCGWVSCDPDATLGLPELTLGLIPGAGGTVSITRRIGRWRMAYLVLTGRTIDPTTALSWGLVDEIVSVAAPA; encoded by the coding sequence GTGATCGAACTGCCTGGCGGCATCCGGATCGGGCTGGACACCGACGATCTCGACGATGCGACGTTCACGCTGAGCGAGTCCACCGGCGACGACCGCAGGGTCGTCGCGGTGGACTCGATCGCGGACACCCTCGCCCTGCTGACCGAGCGCTGCGGACACTGGCCGCAGACCGCGGCGGTGTGCGACGACGTGCTGCGCAGTGTCGACCCGGCAGCCTCGACGTTGCGCGGGGTGATCACCGAATCCCTGGCGTACTCCACCCTGCAGGCCGGTGCGGAGTTCGCGCGCTGGCTCGACGAACGCGGTCCGGCGACGGCGCCGCACCTGCCCGATCCGGTGCGGGCCCACCGCGACGGCAACACGCTGTACGTGCGGTTCAACCGCCCGCAGCGGCACAACGCGTTCTCCACCGATGCCAGGGCCGCCCTGTTGGAGGCGCTGGAGGTGGCGCGGCTGGATCCGTCGGTCGACGAGGTGATCCTCGGCGGCAACGGCCGAAGTTTCTGCAGCGGTGGTGATCTCGCCGAGTTCGGTTCGTTCGCCGATCCGGTCAGCGCGCATCTGGCCCGGACCAGACACTCTCCGGCGTTGGTGCTCGACGAGTTGACCGCCCGCCTCGGTAGACGGTGCCGCGCGCAGGTGCACGGGCAGGTGCTGGGCAGCGGACTGGAGATGGCGTGCTACTGCGGGTGGGTGAGCTGTGATCCGGACGCGACGCTGGGCCTGCCGGAGTTGACGCTCGGCCTGATTCCCGGCGCGGGTGGCACCGTGAGCATCACCCGCCGGATCGGCCGTTGGCGCATGGCGTATCTGGTGCTGACCGGCCGCACGATCGACCCCACGACGGCACTGTCGTGGGGTCTGGTCGACGAGATCGTCAGCGTTGCCGCGCCGGCCTGA